In the Streptomyces cinnamoneus genome, AGTCCGCGGATGAAGCCCTCGATCACGAGCTGGCCGGCATTGGTCAGCAGGACACGGTCGAGGGTCTCCGGGCCCTTCCAGTCGGTGAGGCTGCTGGTCAGGTCGCCGAGCTTCTTCTTCACGTCGCCGAACATCGAGCCGATACCGGAGATGAAGCCCTTGATCAGGGACTTGCCCGCTTCCACCAGCTTGGCCCCGATGTCGCCCAGCGCCTCAAGGGCCTTGCCGGGCAGCTCCTTCATGAACGTGACGACCGCCGAGATGCCCTCGGAGACGGCCGTCCCCAGCCCGGTCCAGGCGTCCTTGAACAGCGTGGCGACCGCGTCCCAGCCCGCCTTCGCGACGCCGCCGACGGCCTTGAGGCCCTTACCGACCAGGCCGATGATGCCGACGTTGAGCACGACCTCGATCGCGCCGAGGATCGTGTCCCAGATGCCCTTCACGAAGGAGCAGATCCCGTTCCACAGGTCCGACCAGCCGCGCTTGAACACGTCCCAGTTGCCGGTGAACAGGCCCTTGAACAGGCCCCACCAGATCTCGAAGAACCCCTTGATGAAGTTCCAGACGCCAACGAAGACTTCCTTGAGACCTTCGAGCACCAGGCCGACACCGTTGATCGCGTTGACCAGGGAGTGCGCCAGGATCTCGATGACGAACTGGATGATCGGCACCAGGACCGGCATCAGGAAGTTGACGATCGCCAGCAGTGCCTGGAGGAACGGCTGGATCGCCTCGGCCACCCGGGCAAACGCCTCGCCGAGCTTGGGCAGGAACTCCGCGATGACCTGCTGGAGCATCGGCAGGAGCGGCGTGATGACCGCCGTGACGATCTGGAGCAGGACCGTGACGACCGGCGTCAGCGCGGTGAGGACCGTGGAGATCAGCCCGGCCAGCACCCCGAGGATCGGGGCAAGCGCGGTCACGAGCTGCTCGACCAGCGGTGCGACCGCCGCGAGGATGACGGTGAAGACCTGGGCGATCGGCGGCAGGATCACCGACAGAGCCTGGAACGCAGCCGACAGGAGCTGGCCGACGATCGGGACGAGCTGCGTGATGATCGGCGCGAGCTGCTGAATCGCGCTAGTGAGGGCGCCGCCCAGCAGGGCGATGATCGGAGTGATCGACGGGGCGAGCGTGGTGAACGCATTCGCTAGCGGCACCAGGGCGGCCGAGACCAGCGGCCCGAGGACGAGCATGAACTGCGCGACGATGCCCATCAGGGCGCCGAGCGCCTGGCCGAGCGGGGCCATCGCCGGAGCGAGCGCCTGGACGGCAGCCTCGATGCCGGAGAACAGCAGCGTGACGCCGCCGGTCACCGCTGGCTGCGACAGCGCCGAGGCGATGGAACCGATGACCGTGCCCAGGATCGTGCCGACCTGCGGCAGAATCGTTTCTGCAAGCTGCGCGAGCTCGGTGAACAAGCCCTTGACCGCAGGCCCGGCCCCGGAGGCCAGGTTGGCCATCGCCTCGTGGGCGGCCTTGAACGTGCCGACCAGCCCGGCCTGGAAGCCGGGGCTGTCCACGATGGCGTGGATGTGCTCCAGCGTGCCGGCCAGCATCCCCAGCGTGGAGCCGCCCGCCTCCTGGGCTGCGCGGCCGACGCCGGCCAGGATGCCGCCGAGGTTGAACAGGACCGAGCCGAGGTCCTTGACGTTCTGGATCGCCGTCGTGATCCACGTGGCGAGCCGGCCGTCGCCCTCGGCCGCCGTGAGGAAGTCCGAGAAGCGC is a window encoding:
- a CDS encoding phage tail protein — protein: MPAGQVIGRVSVKVLPDTDDFRAKAQVQLDRIEKQLKVIVGAKIDATGLQRDLITQIREVNAKNKTTDARKVRFYTTIDSTGMSRAIQQAVRDLQARARDQKIKFRADDVEVSGDVKLELDQGNLDKIKHDLEHWRDKVSPLKVEVKLDIANGTGAAISARLQVLTRPRTVPILPELDNASVAKVGAALAALSGARVLTNIFEDLGNMIRNLDKSVPIIGSLALAIAGLAGWGLSAASNLAALSASLAQIGPAALLLPGLLGGMAVGIGVTIAAFKDFNKVLPEVKSALSGLQDTISKNLWDQAAKPIRELVDGLLPKFTAGLAQTATQIGGFFGGLATGLQGALDPALNQMFTDLAGSITIATTGTGAFANIIATLGKVGTSYLPALAKWFVNISTRFSDFLTAAEGDGRLATWITTAIQNVKDLGSVLFNLGGILAGVGRAAQEAGGSTLGMLAGTLEHIHAIVDSPGFQAGLVGTFKAAHEAMANLASGAGPAVKGLFTELAQLAETILPQVGTILGTVIGSIASALSQPAVTGGVTLLFSGIEAAVQALAPAMAPLGQALGALMGIVAQFMLVLGPLVSAALVPLANAFTTLAPSITPIIALLGGALTSAIQQLAPIITQLVPIVGQLLSAAFQALSVILPPIAQVFTVILAAVAPLVEQLVTALAPILGVLAGLISTVLTALTPVVTVLLQIVTAVITPLLPMLQQVIAEFLPKLGEAFARVAEAIQPFLQALLAIVNFLMPVLVPIIQFVIEILAHSLVNAINGVGLVLEGLKEVFVGVWNFIKGFFEIWWGLFKGLFTGNWDVFKRGWSDLWNGICSFVKGIWDTILGAIEVVLNVGIIGLVGKGLKAVGGVAKAGWDAVATLFKDAWTGLGTAVSEGISAVVTFMKELPGKALEALGDIGAKLVEAGKSLIKGFISGIGSMFGDVKKKLGDLTSSLTDWKGPETLDRVLLTNAGQLVIEGFIRGLESRYDAVRHSLKGLTDNVAGTQFDSPTIGQLRAARGVYASAANGLAGAAAGGGVTKVLNYYAAPGSSLSAEEDLFTAAGRARMVGW